CAGGCCGCTGGATCCGCTCGGCCGCCGTCGACGACGAACGCGGCCGGCACTGGGTCGCCAACCCCGACCCCCGCCGCCAGTCCGCGCGCTCCGGCCAGCCCGCCTCCCTGTACGCGGGCGTGGCCGGCATCGTGCTGTTCTTCCTGGAGCTCGCCGCGGCCACCGGGCACGAGGCCTACCTCGACGACGCCAGGCGCGGCGCCCGCTACCTCGCGGCCACCTGGCAGGACGAGCCCGACCTCACCCTCTACCACGGCCTCACCGGCATGGTCTTCGCGCTCGCCGAGGCCGGATGGGCCACCGGCGACGAGAGCCTGTCCGCCGCCGCCAGGTCCGCCGCCGACCGCGTCGTCCGCAGCCTGCGCAGGACCGGCGACGGCGTCGGCTGGACCGGCGACCCCGCCCAGCGCGGCGACGGCGGCATCATCCTCGGCCTGCTGCACGCCGCCGGCATCCTCGGCGTCTCGGAGTACGAGCAGGTCGCGGTCGAGGCCGGCGCGAGCGTCGCCGGGCGCGTCGTCCCCGGGCACAAGTTCGGCGAGGACGGCTGCCCCGACCTCCCCGTGGACGCCGTCACCCCCGGCTTCCTGTCCGGCACGGCGGGCACGGCCTTCCTGCTCGCCCGCCTGTACGGTGTGACCGGCGACAAGCAGTTCCTGGAGGCCGCCCGCCGCGGCGCCGACTTCGTCCGCACCGTCAGCGTCGTCACCGACCGGCACGTCCTGGTGCCGCACCACGTCCCGCAGGGCCGCGGCCTGCACTACCTCGGCCTGTGCTCCGGCTCGGCCGGGGTCGCCCGGCTGTTCTACGAGCTGCACCGCGTCACCGGCGACCCGGGCGACCGGGACTGGGTGGACCGC
This portion of the Sphaerisporangium krabiense genome encodes:
- a CDS encoding lanthionine synthetase LanC family protein; its protein translation is MSQERIHHPSWPRAETPLTTAIMAGRWIRSAAVDDERGRHWVANPDPRRQSARSGQPASLYAGVAGIVLFFLELAAATGHEAYLDDARRGARYLAATWQDEPDLTLYHGLTGMVFALAEAGWATGDESLSAAARSAADRVVRSLRRTGDGVGWTGDPAQRGDGGIILGLLHAAGILGVSEYEQVAVEAGASVAGRVVPGHKFGEDGCPDLPVDAVTPGFLSGTAGTAFLLARLYGVTGDKQFLEAARRGADFVRTVSVVTDRHVLVPHHVPQGRGLHYLGLCSGSAGVARLFYELHRVTGDPGDRDWVDRLAAGIVCSGVPRRQTAGFWNVACQCCGAAGLLELFVGLWAATGETGHLDFARTLAENLIGRATGHDQAGYRWYQAYRRLRPWEVTADTGYMIGAAGIGAALLHLDAAGRATEPRRMILLPDNPFPAIPLPASTLRRTS